The following proteins are co-located in the Massilia litorea genome:
- a CDS encoding alpha/beta hydrolase — translation MKDRGHLSTTYTTRNAHPPPFEPGLQKLGLGSRRDSYIYVPPHYRPELPLPLVLLLHGAGGHAHDGLRILLHLADKANLILVAPASHASTWDIIARRAYGADLALADRSLDYVFKHYAIDPAHIGIGGFSDGASYALTLGLANGDLFTHVLAFSPGFIGPIDERGRPQIFVSHGAGDTVLPIDPCGRRIAQQLQAAGYGLTYREFEGGHVIPPEVALEAVAWFTGVRPDR, via the coding sequence ATGAAGGACCGAGGCCATCTCAGCACGACTTATACAACGCGCAACGCCCACCCGCCGCCGTTCGAACCCGGCCTGCAAAAGCTTGGACTGGGCAGCCGGCGCGACAGTTATATCTATGTGCCGCCGCATTACCGCCCCGAGCTGCCGCTGCCCCTGGTGCTGCTGCTGCACGGCGCCGGCGGCCATGCCCACGACGGTTTGCGCATCCTGCTGCACCTGGCCGACAAAGCCAATTTGATCCTGGTGGCGCCGGCCTCGCACGCCTCCACCTGGGACATCATCGCCCGCCGCGCCTACGGAGCCGACCTCGCCCTGGCCGACCGCTCGCTCGACTATGTGTTCAAGCACTATGCGATCGACCCGGCGCATATCGGCATCGGCGGCTTTTCGGACGGCGCCTCGTATGCGCTGACGCTGGGGCTGGCCAATGGCGACTTGTTCACCCATGTGCTGGCGTTCTCGCCCGGCTTCATCGGCCCCATCGACGAGCGGGGCCGGCCGCAGATTTTCGTGTCCCACGGCGCCGGCGACACCGTGCTGCCGATCGACCCCTGCGGGCGCCGGATCGCGCAGCAGTTGCAGGCTGCGGGGTATGGCTTGACCTACCGCGAGTTCGAAGGCGGCCACGTGATTCCGCCGGAGGTGGCGCTGGAAGCGGTCGCCTGGTTCACCGGAGTGCGTCCCGATCGCTGA
- a CDS encoding cysteine hydrolase family protein — MNKPCLIIIDMQKGMADQAAGRRNNPQAEDNIARLLQAWRKAGAPVVHVRHISRSSTSLFAPGQSGAEFQEALTPLAHEHVVEKNVPDAFINSALERWLRVRGLNELVLAGVSTNNSVEASARTAGNLGFNTIVVSDATFAFALRDYAGVQRSPDEVHAMALANLMSDYATIRDTDSVLDELARALHQ, encoded by the coding sequence ATGAACAAACCCTGCCTCATCATCATCGACATGCAAAAGGGCATGGCCGATCAGGCCGCGGGCCGCCGCAACAACCCGCAGGCGGAAGACAACATCGCCCGGCTATTGCAGGCCTGGCGCAAGGCCGGAGCGCCGGTCGTCCACGTGCGCCACATCTCGCGCTCGTCGACTTCCCTGTTCGCGCCCGGCCAATCCGGCGCCGAGTTCCAGGAAGCGTTGACACCACTGGCGCATGAACACGTGGTCGAGAAGAACGTCCCGGACGCTTTTATCAACAGCGCGCTCGAGCGCTGGCTGCGCGTGCGCGGGCTGAACGAGCTCGTGCTGGCCGGCGTCAGCACGAATAACTCCGTGGAAGCGAGCGCCCGCACGGCCGGCAACCTGGGTTTCAACACCATCGTCGTCTCCGACGCCACCTTCGCCTTCGCGCTGCGCGATTACGCGGGCGTGCAGCGCAGCCCGGATGAGGTGCACGCGATGGCGCTCGCCAACCTGATGAGCGACTACGCGACGATCAGGGACACCGACAGTGTGCTCGACGAACTCGCGAGGGCGCTGCACCAGTAA
- the rpoC gene encoding DNA-directed RNA polymerase subunit beta', translating to MKALLDLFKQVQQNESFDAIKIGLASPEKIRSWSFGEVKKPETINYRTFKPERDGLFCAKIFGPIKDYECLCGKYKRLKHRGVICEKCGVEVTLAKVRRERMGHIELASPTAHIWFLKSLPSRLGMVLDMTLRDIERVLYFEAYVVTDPGMTPLKKCQIMSEDDYAAKYEEYGDDFTAYMGAEGIRELLRSIDIHRDAEALRVELKESKSEAKIKKYAKRLKVLEAFQRSGIKPDWMIMEVLPVLPPELRPLVPLDGGRFATSDLNDLYRRVINRNNRLKRLMELRAPEIITRNEKRMLQEAVDSLLDNGRRGKAMTGANKRPLKSLAEMIKGKGGRFRQNLLGKRVDYSGRSVIVVGPQLKLHQCGLPKLMALELFKPFIFNKLELMGLATTIKAAKKLVEIQEPVVWDILEDVIKEHPVMLNRAPTLHRLGIQAFEPVLIEGKAIQLHPLVCAAFNADFDGDQMAVHVPLSIEAQMEARTLMLASNNILFPSNGEPSIVPSQDIVLGLYYATREAINAKGEGMLFPDVSEVIRAYDNKEVELATRITVRIVEYPRVAGSDEFERTVTRYETTVGRAILSEILPKGLPFSVLNRALKKKEISKLINTSFRKCGLRATVVFADKLMQSGFRLATRAGISIAVDDMMIPDVKKGMIATAEAEVKQIEQQYSSGLVTAGERYNKVVDIWGKTSDEVGKAMMDQLKVEPVTRRDGTEGTQESFNAIYMMADSGARGSAAQIRQLAGMRGLMAKPDGSIIETPITANFREGLNVLQYFISTHGARKGLADTALKTANSGYLTRRLVDVTQDLVVIEDDCGTTNGTHMKAMVEGGEVIEALRDRILGRVTGTDVVNPETQETVYPAGTLLDEDMVEEIERLGIDEVKVRTPLNCDTRYGLCAHCYGRDLGRGSMVNSGEAVGVVAAQSIGEPGTQLTMRTFHIGGAASRAAVASSVEAKSNGTIRFTATMRYVTNGKGSQIVISRSGEVLITDDHGRERERHKVPYGATLIVKDGQQVKAGTALATWDPLTRPIITEYAGTIRFENVEEGVTVARQVDEVTGLSTLVAIDPKRRGSAGKVLRPQVKLLNEQNQEVKIAGTEHAVTIGFQVGSLIMVKDGQAVSVGEVLARIPTESQKTRDITGGLPRVAELFEARSPKDAGMLAEVTGTVAFGKETKGKQRLEITDMDGNKHEFLITKDKQVLVHDGQVVNKGEMIVDGPADPQDILRLLGIEALARYIVDEVQDVYRLQGVKINDKHIEVIVRQMLRRVAIVEAGDTDYIVGEQVERSELLEENDRMEAAGKLPATYENVLLGITKASLSTDSFISAASFQETTRVLTEAAIMGKRDGLRGLKENVIVGRLIPGGTGLAFHRARKEKEVWEAEERQALLQQEKANMAAELQAMEDQQNAAAPAEHHGDAE from the coding sequence ATGAAAGCACTGCTCGATCTATTCAAGCAAGTACAGCAAAATGAAAGCTTCGACGCCATCAAGATTGGCCTGGCGTCGCCCGAAAAAATTCGTTCGTGGTCGTTCGGTGAAGTCAAGAAGCCCGAGACCATCAACTATCGTACCTTCAAGCCTGAGCGTGACGGCTTGTTCTGCGCCAAGATCTTTGGCCCGATCAAGGATTACGAATGCCTGTGCGGCAAGTACAAGCGCCTGAAGCACCGCGGCGTGATCTGCGAAAAGTGCGGCGTCGAAGTCACGCTCGCCAAAGTGCGCCGTGAGCGCATGGGCCACATCGAACTGGCCTCGCCAACCGCGCACATCTGGTTCCTGAAGTCGCTGCCGTCGCGCCTGGGCATGGTCCTGGACATGACGCTGCGCGACATCGAACGCGTGCTGTACTTCGAAGCATATGTCGTGACCGATCCTGGCATGACCCCGCTGAAGAAGTGCCAGATCATGTCGGAAGACGATTACGCCGCCAAGTACGAAGAGTACGGCGACGACTTCACCGCCTACATGGGCGCCGAAGGTATCCGTGAACTGCTGCGCTCGATCGACATCCACCGCGATGCCGAAGCCCTGCGCGTGGAACTGAAGGAATCGAAATCCGAAGCCAAGATCAAGAAATACGCCAAGCGCCTGAAAGTGCTCGAGGCGTTCCAGCGTTCGGGCATCAAGCCTGACTGGATGATCATGGAAGTGCTCCCGGTCCTGCCGCCGGAGCTGCGTCCGCTCGTCCCGCTGGATGGCGGCCGTTTCGCGACCTCCGACCTGAACGACCTGTATCGCCGCGTCATCAACCGTAATAACCGCCTGAAGCGCCTGATGGAACTGCGCGCGCCGGAAATCATTACGCGTAACGAAAAGCGCATGCTGCAGGAAGCGGTCGACTCGCTGCTGGACAACGGCCGTCGCGGCAAAGCGATGACCGGCGCCAACAAGCGTCCGCTGAAGTCGCTGGCTGAAATGATCAAGGGTAAGGGCGGCCGTTTCCGTCAGAACCTGCTGGGCAAGCGCGTCGACTACTCGGGCCGTTCGGTCATCGTGGTCGGTCCGCAGCTGAAACTGCACCAGTGCGGCCTGCCGAAGCTGATGGCCCTGGAACTGTTCAAGCCGTTCATCTTCAACAAGCTCGAACTGATGGGTCTGGCGACGACCATCAAGGCGGCCAAGAAGCTGGTCGAAATCCAAGAACCGGTGGTCTGGGACATCCTGGAAGACGTCATCAAAGAACACCCGGTCATGCTGAACCGTGCACCAACCCTGCACCGTCTCGGTATCCAGGCGTTCGAGCCGGTCCTGATCGAAGGTAAAGCGATCCAGCTGCACCCGCTGGTCTGCGCGGCGTTCAACGCCGACTTCGACGGTGACCAGATGGCAGTCCACGTGCCGCTGTCGATCGAAGCGCAGATGGAAGCGCGTACCCTGATGCTGGCGTCGAACAACATCCTGTTCCCGTCGAACGGCGAGCCGTCGATCGTGCCGTCGCAGGATATCGTGCTGGGTCTGTACTACGCGACGCGCGAGGCGATCAACGCCAAGGGCGAGGGCATGCTGTTCCCGGACGTGTCGGAAGTCATCCGCGCCTACGACAACAAGGAAGTCGAACTGGCGACCCGCATCACCGTGCGTATCGTCGAGTACCCACGTGTTGCCGGCAGCGATGAGTTCGAGCGCACCGTCACGCGTTACGAAACCACGGTTGGCCGTGCCATCCTGTCCGAGATCCTGCCAAAGGGCCTGCCATTCAGCGTGCTGAACCGCGCCCTGAAGAAGAAGGAAATCTCGAAGCTGATCAACACGTCGTTCCGCAAGTGCGGCCTGCGTGCGACCGTCGTGTTTGCCGACAAGCTGATGCAGTCGGGCTTCCGCCTGGCGACGCGCGCCGGTATCTCGATCGCCGTCGACGACATGATGATCCCGGACGTCAAGAAGGGCATGATCGCGACCGCCGAAGCGGAAGTGAAACAGATCGAGCAGCAGTACAGCTCGGGTCTGGTCACGGCCGGCGAGCGTTACAACAAGGTCGTCGACATCTGGGGCAAGACCTCCGATGAAGTCGGCAAGGCGATGATGGACCAGCTGAAAGTCGAGCCGGTCACCCGTCGTGACGGTACCGAAGGCACCCAGGAATCGTTCAACGCGATTTACATGATGGCCGACTCGGGCGCCCGTGGTTCGGCAGCCCAGATTCGCCAGCTGGCCGGTATGCGCGGCCTGATGGCGAAACCGGACGGTTCGATTATCGAAACGCCGATTACCGCGAACTTCCGCGAAGGCCTGAACGTGTTGCAGTACTTCATCTCGACGCACGGCGCCCGTAAGGGTCTGGCCGACACCGCGCTGAAGACCGCAAACTCGGGTTACCTGACCCGCCGCCTGGTCGACGTGACCCAGGATCTGGTGGTGATCGAGGACGATTGCGGCACCACCAACGGCACGCACATGAAGGCGATGGTCGAAGGCGGTGAAGTCATCGAAGCGCTGCGCGACCGTATCCTCGGCCGCGTGACGGGCACCGATGTCGTCAATCCTGAAACCCAGGAAACCGTGTACCCGGCCGGCACGCTGCTGGACGAAGACATGGTCGAAGAGATCGAGCGCCTCGGCATCGATGAGGTGAAAGTCCGTACGCCGCTGAACTGCGACACCCGTTATGGCCTGTGCGCACATTGCTACGGCCGTGACCTCGGCCGCGGTTCGATGGTGAACAGTGGCGAAGCAGTCGGCGTCGTGGCAGCCCAGTCGATCGGTGAGCCGGGTACCCAGCTGACCATGCGTACCTTCCACATCGGTGGTGCGGCATCGCGTGCGGCAGTGGCCTCGTCGGTCGAAGCCAAGTCGAACGGCACGATCCGCTTCACGGCGACGATGCGTTACGTCACCAACGGCAAGGGTTCGCAGATCGTCATCTCGCGTTCGGGCGAAGTCCTGATCACGGACGACCATGGCCGCGAGCGCGAGCGCCACAAGGTGCCGTACGGTGCGACCCTGATCGTCAAGGATGGCCAGCAAGTCAAGGCCGGTACGGCCCTGGCAACCTGGGATCCGCTGACCCGTCCGATCATTACCGAGTACGCCGGTACGATCCGCTTCGAGAACGTGGAAGAGGGCGTCACCGTCGCTCGCCAGGTCGACGAAGTGACCGGTCTGTCGACCCTGGTCGCGATCGATCCGAAGCGTCGTGGCTCGGCCGGTAAAGTGCTGCGTCCGCAGGTCAAACTGCTGAACGAGCAGAACCAGGAAGTCAAGATCGCCGGCACCGAACACGCCGTGACGATCGGTTTCCAGGTCGGCTCGCTGATCATGGTGAAAGACGGACAAGCTGTCTCGGTGGGTGAAGTGCTGGCACGTATCCCGACCGAATCGCAGAAGACCCGCGACATTACCGGTGGTCTGCCGCGCGTTGCCGAACTGTTCGAAGCACGTTCGCCGAAAGACGCGGGCATGCTGGCGGAAGTCACCGGTACGGTTGCCTTCGGTAAGGAAACGAAGGGCAAGCAGCGTCTGGAAATCACGGACATGGACGGCAACAAGCACGAGTTCCTGATCACCAAGGACAAGCAAGTGCTGGTCCACGACGGTCAAGTCGTGAACAAGGGCGAGATGATCGTCGATGGTCCGGCCGATCCGCAGGACATCCTGCGCCTGCTGGGTATCGAAGCGCTGGCGCGTTACATCGTCGACGAAGTGCAGGACGTCTACCGTCTGCAGGGCGTCAAGATCAACGACAAGCACATCGAAGTCATCGTGCGCCAGATGCTGCGCCGTGTGGCGATCGTCGAAGCCGGCGACACCGACTACATCGTCGGCGAGCAGGTGGAGCGTTCGGAGCTGCTGGAAGAGAACGACCGCATGGAAGCCGCGGGCAAGCTGCCGGCAACCTACGAAAACGTGCTGCTGGGTATTACCAAGGCATCGCTGTCGACCGATTCGTTCATCTCGGCCGCATCGTTCCAGGAAACCACCCGCGTGCTGACCGAAGCGGCGATCATGGGCAAGCGCGACGGCCTGCGCGGCCTGAAGGAAAACGTCATCGTCGGCCGCCTGATTCCTGGCGGTACCGGTTTGGCATTCCACCGCGCCCGCAAAGAGAAGGAAGTGTGGGAGGCGGAAGAGCGCCAGGCACTGCTGCAGCAGGAGAAGGCGAATATGGCTGCCGAACTGCAGGCGATGGAAGACCAGCAGAATGCGGCGGCTCCGGCTGAGCATCATGGCGACGCCGAGTAA
- the sodC gene encoding superoxide dismutase family protein: protein MKAQWICALVLCSSYAAAAVHAAEMRATMNAVSEVGVGKSSGTVTISESKFGLVFTPALTGLPPGIHGFHVHENGSCATNQKDGKPVPAGAAGAHLDTTGSKKHGLPWGDGHIGDLPALYVESSGAANNPVLAPRLKLADVRGKALMVHAGGDNHADHPAPLGGGGARIVCGIIE, encoded by the coding sequence ATGAAAGCTCAATGGATCTGCGCATTGGTACTCTGCTCGAGCTACGCGGCGGCGGCCGTGCATGCGGCCGAGATGCGCGCGACGATGAATGCGGTGTCGGAGGTCGGCGTCGGCAAGTCGAGCGGCACCGTGACGATCAGCGAATCGAAATTCGGCCTGGTGTTCACGCCGGCCCTGACCGGCCTGCCGCCGGGTATTCACGGCTTCCACGTGCACGAGAACGGCAGCTGCGCCACCAACCAGAAGGATGGCAAGCCGGTGCCGGCAGGAGCGGCGGGCGCGCACCTGGACACGACGGGCAGCAAGAAGCATGGCCTGCCATGGGGAGATGGACACATCGGCGATCTGCCGGCCCTGTATGTCGAAAGCTCGGGGGCGGCGAACAATCCGGTGCTGGCGCCGCGCTTGAAACTCGCGGATGTGCGCGGCAAGGCGCTGATGGTGCACGCGGGTGGGGATAATCATGCGGATCATCCCGCGCCGCTCGGCGGGGGCGGGGCGCGGATTGTGTGCGGAATTATCGAGTGA
- a CDS encoding arsinothricin resistance N-acetyltransferase ArsN1 family B: MTLPSTIRPATSADAERICTIYNHYIATTTISFEEEPVEPAQMAQRIADVASANLPWLVMEEGEKLIGYAYATKWRVRAAYRFAVESSVYLDPDHAGKGAGTLLYQALLAELRQRELHLVIGGIAQPNEASVRLHERLGFTKVAHFSEVGLKFGRWVDVGYWQLKLN; this comes from the coding sequence ATGACTCTCCCCAGTACAATCCGTCCCGCCACTTCCGCCGATGCCGAGCGCATCTGCACCATCTACAACCACTACATCGCCACCACGACGATTTCCTTCGAAGAAGAACCGGTAGAACCCGCCCAGATGGCCCAGCGTATCGCGGACGTCGCCTCTGCGAACCTGCCCTGGCTCGTCATGGAGGAAGGAGAGAAACTGATCGGCTACGCTTATGCCACCAAGTGGCGCGTCCGCGCCGCCTATCGTTTTGCCGTCGAAAGCTCGGTGTATCTCGACCCGGACCACGCCGGGAAGGGCGCCGGCACGCTGCTGTACCAGGCCCTGCTGGCCGAGCTGCGCCAACGCGAACTGCACCTCGTCATCGGCGGCATCGCCCAGCCGAACGAAGCGAGCGTGCGCCTGCACGAGCGGCTGGGTTTTACGAAGGTTGCGCACTTCAGCGAAGTGGGACTGAAATTCGGGCGCTGGGTCGATGTCGGCTACTGGCAGCTGAAACTCAACTGA
- a CDS encoding M28 family peptidase → MLSDSALPSSAGFAAASILLAFLAWLALGPTQPSLPAPAPVNAPAAQFSAARAVGDLNELARVPRPIASSANHAARAYLLARLRAIGLEPQVQRALVQKNYVDYNANYETTMGIVHNVLVRLPGTAPDRLRRPSLLLVAHIDSDPASLGASGAAPVAALVETLRALRAGAALENDVLVLFADGEHVGSLGMQAFAEQHPWAREVGLALRFDGGGSGGPIALYNTLGANTAAIDGWLRAAPEVQGSSLMHEVHQLAPGALRIRALGLLGVPVLQFAHTGRPFGGDGALDTPQRYERATLQQMGETMLRLAREYGHGRIDPQPATGQVVFPLPGVGTVHYSGALVWPLTRLTCLLLVGAVCIAMQRSGVRYPALLQAFFIVPSLAVALGIGAWQLWMQVPELHRAWHPATPEPARHALLYLAAVCALCAAVFIAAQRQLARLTGTAAAMLAGLACLVLVLVLASWLAPGASYLVLWPVLAALASFIALHSRRVAAWPGVARLAVLVGGVLPAVVLVLPVLRESYLVLSPQRMNVPVAMLALVLGVSTLLLSGARRYLARTLLLCGLGGLALAGSADEIEEPAPLRANALVYYKDMPSWDAYWLHPAGELDPWERQLFANLKEPYTFVNVFGWDSPRQWYAWAPRDGLQFPFVRILRNGKAPQRHADFTLVSQNRAPQVRLMVTGARPTRVTVNGRPLLDKEAKTLTMVLYGMEDTLLHFRIEVLSDPIFAVRIEEVLPGLPERLLPPRPAATPLVPLSGQSIAADTLWFY, encoded by the coding sequence ATGCTTTCCGATTCAGCCCTGCCTTCCTCCGCCGGCTTCGCTGCGGCATCCATCCTGCTTGCCTTTCTCGCCTGGCTGGCGCTCGGTCCCACGCAGCCGTCCTTGCCGGCACCCGCTCCCGTGAACGCGCCGGCGGCACAGTTTTCGGCGGCACGCGCGGTGGGGGATCTGAACGAGCTGGCGCGCGTACCGCGTCCGATCGCCAGCAGCGCCAACCACGCCGCACGCGCGTATCTGCTCGCACGCCTGCGCGCCATCGGCCTCGAACCGCAGGTCCAGCGCGCCCTCGTGCAAAAAAACTATGTCGACTACAACGCCAATTACGAGACGACGATGGGCATCGTGCACAACGTGCTGGTGCGCCTGCCCGGCACCGCGCCCGACCGCCTGCGCCGTCCCAGCCTGCTGCTGGTCGCCCACATCGACAGCGATCCCGCCAGTCTCGGCGCCAGCGGCGCGGCGCCCGTGGCGGCGCTGGTCGAGACCTTGCGCGCCCTGCGTGCCGGCGCCGCGCTCGAAAATGACGTATTGGTGCTGTTTGCCGACGGCGAGCACGTGGGCAGCCTCGGCATGCAGGCCTTCGCCGAGCAGCACCCCTGGGCGCGCGAGGTCGGGCTGGCGCTGCGCTTCGATGGCGGCGGCAGCGGCGGGCCGATTGCGCTGTATAACACCCTGGGCGCAAATACCGCGGCGATCGACGGCTGGCTGCGCGCGGCGCCCGAGGTCCAGGGCTCGTCCCTGATGCACGAGGTCCACCAGCTGGCGCCCGGCGCGCTGCGCATCCGCGCACTTGGCCTGCTGGGGGTACCGGTGCTGCAGTTTGCGCATACGGGCCGTCCGTTCGGCGGCGACGGCGCCCTCGACACGCCGCAGCGCTACGAACGCGCAACCCTGCAGCAGATGGGAGAAACGATGCTGCGCCTGGCGCGCGAGTATGGACACGGGCGCATCGATCCGCAGCCCGCGACAGGCCAGGTAGTTTTCCCGCTGCCGGGCGTCGGCACCGTGCATTACAGCGGGGCGCTGGTCTGGCCCTTGACTCGCCTGACCTGCCTGCTGCTGGTGGGCGCGGTCTGCATCGCGATGCAACGCTCCGGCGTGCGCTATCCGGCCCTGCTGCAGGCCTTTTTCATTGTCCCCTCGCTCGCGGTGGCGCTCGGCATCGGCGCCTGGCAGTTGTGGATGCAGGTGCCGGAACTGCACCGCGCCTGGCATCCGGCTACACCCGAACCTGCGCGCCATGCCCTGCTGTATCTGGCTGCCGTGTGCGCGCTGTGCGCCGCCGTGTTCATCGCCGCCCAGCGGCAACTGGCGCGGCTGACCGGTACGGCGGCGGCGATGCTGGCCGGCCTCGCCTGCCTCGTGCTGGTGCTGGTGCTGGCGAGCTGGCTGGCGCCCGGCGCCAGCTACCTGGTCCTGTGGCCGGTGCTGGCGGCGCTGGCCTCGTTCATCGCCCTGCATTCGCGCCGGGTCGCGGCATGGCCGGGGGTTGCGCGGCTGGCCGTGCTGGTCGGCGGCGTGCTGCCGGCCGTGGTGCTGGTGCTGCCGGTGCTGCGCGAGAGTTACCTGGTGCTCTCGCCGCAGCGCATGAACGTGCCGGTCGCGATGCTGGCCCTGGTGCTGGGCGTGTCGACCCTGCTGCTGTCCGGCGCGCGGCGCTACCTGGCGCGCACCCTGCTGCTCTGCGGCCTCGGCGGCCTGGCGCTGGCCGGCAGCGCAGATGAAATCGAGGAGCCGGCGCCGCTGCGGGCGAATGCACTGGTCTATTACAAGGACATGCCGAGCTGGGACGCCTACTGGCTGCATCCGGCGGGGGAACTCGACCCGTGGGAGCGGCAGCTGTTCGCCAACCTGAAGGAACCCTACACATTCGTCAACGTCTTCGGCTGGGACAGTCCGCGCCAGTGGTATGCCTGGGCGCCGCGCGACGGTTTGCAGTTCCCCTTCGTGCGGATTCTGCGCAACGGCAAGGCGCCGCAGCGCCACGCCGACTTCACGCTGGTATCGCAGAACCGCGCACCGCAGGTGCGCTTGATGGTGACCGGTGCGCGGCCGACGCGGGTGACGGTCAACGGACGCCCCCTGCTCGACAAGGAAGCGAAGACGCTGACGATGGTGCTGTACGGGATGGAGGACACCCTGCTGCACTTCCGGATCGAGGTGCTGTCCGATCCGATTTTTGCGGTGCGCATCGAGGAAGTGCTGCCCGGGTTGCCGGAACGGCTGCTGCCGCCACGACCGGCGGCCACGCCGCTGGTGCCACTGAGCGGGCAATCGATCGCGGCCGATACGCTGTGGTTTTACTGA
- a CDS encoding M28 family peptidase: MYKIVSAVALTALASSLAVAYPVHAAPASAQAAVVKEAPLRGHLSFLASDALEGRGTGQRGGELTVTYLESQAMAAGLKPANGSSYRQEVKIAGVRPLPQQSNVAIVAGGQALPMSFGADWVWAPGDAKAEHSMDAELVFVGYGITAPEEGWDDYKGLDAKGKVLVMMVNDPAPTAAEPKRFNGAGLTYYGRWTYKLQEAARQGAAGVLLIHTDASASYGWSVVQNSWAAAERFQLADADLGTGMQGWMTDAAARKLFAAAGQDLDKLRAAAEDKSFKPVSLNARVKGETRAAVRTLNEYNVAGIVPGTDPKLKDEVVIYSAHWDHMGKQGTEGDTIFNGAVDNASGTAGLLAMAQEAARHPGKRSQMFLWVAAEEQGLLGSAAYAARPLWPAEKTAANLNLDSLNFVGAAKDIGVSGSERTELGAMAAATAKAMGLTVAPAKPDLAGGYFRSDHFSFAKAGIPAFSVGGGSAWVKDVEANNAKAKAYRARYHQVNDEYDPSWDLSGMVQQAQFTLNLGRMVADSPKMPAWKAGDAFGRVRAAAK, from the coding sequence ATGTACAAGATCGTCTCCGCCGTCGCCCTCACCGCCCTCGCCAGCAGCCTGGCAGTCGCCTATCCCGTCCACGCCGCCCCCGCCAGCGCACAAGCCGCCGTGGTAAAAGAAGCGCCCTTGCGCGGCCACCTGTCCTTCCTGGCGTCCGACGCCCTGGAGGGCCGCGGCACCGGCCAGCGCGGCGGGGAATTGACCGTGACTTACCTGGAATCGCAAGCGATGGCCGCCGGCCTGAAGCCGGCCAACGGCAGCAGCTACCGCCAGGAGGTCAAGATTGCAGGCGTGCGTCCGCTGCCGCAGCAAAGCAATGTGGCGATCGTTGCCGGTGGCCAGGCGCTGCCGATGAGCTTCGGCGCGGACTGGGTCTGGGCGCCGGGCGACGCGAAAGCGGAGCACAGCATGGACGCGGAACTGGTCTTCGTCGGCTACGGCATCACGGCCCCGGAAGAAGGCTGGGACGACTATAAAGGCCTGGACGCGAAGGGCAAGGTCCTGGTCATGATGGTCAACGATCCGGCACCCACCGCAGCGGAACCGAAGCGTTTCAACGGCGCCGGCCTGACTTATTACGGCCGCTGGACGTATAAACTGCAGGAGGCGGCGCGCCAGGGCGCGGCCGGCGTCCTGCTGATCCACACGGATGCATCGGCCTCCTACGGCTGGAGCGTGGTGCAGAACAGCTGGGCCGCCGCCGAGCGCTTTCAACTTGCCGACGCCGACCTCGGCACCGGCATGCAGGGCTGGATGACCGACGCCGCCGCCCGTAAATTATTTGCAGCTGCCGGCCAGGACCTCGACAAACTGCGCGCCGCCGCTGAAGACAAATCGTTCAAACCGGTGTCCCTGAACGCGCGCGTAAAAGGCGAGACCCGCGCCGCGGTGCGTACGCTGAACGAATACAACGTGGCCGGTATTGTGCCGGGCACCGACCCGAAGCTGAAGGACGAAGTCGTCATCTACAGCGCCCACTGGGACCACATGGGCAAGCAGGGAACCGAGGGCGACACGATTTTCAACGGCGCCGTCGACAATGCCTCGGGCACGGCCGGCCTGCTGGCGATGGCGCAGGAAGCGGCGCGCCATCCCGGCAAGCGCTCGCAGATGTTCCTGTGGGTCGCGGCCGAAGAACAAGGCCTGCTGGGCAGCGCGGCCTACGCCGCCCGTCCGCTGTGGCCGGCCGAAAAAACCGCCGCCAACCTGAACCTGGACAGCCTGAATTTCGTCGGAGCGGCCAAGGACATCGGCGTCTCCGGCAGCGAGCGCACCGAGCTGGGCGCGATGGCGGCAGCGACCGCAAAAGCGATGGGCCTGACGGTGGCGCCGGCCAAGCCGGACCTGGCCGGCGGCTACTTCCGCAGCGACCATTTCAGTTTTGCCAAAGCCGGCATCCCGGCCTTCTCGGTGGGCGGCGGCAGCGCCTGGGTCAAGGATGTCGAGGCCAACAACGCCAAGGCCAAGGCCTATCGGGCTCGCTACCACCAGGTCAACGACGAATACGATCCGAGCTGGGATTTAAGCGGCATGGTGCAGCAGGCGCAGTTCACGCTGAACCTGGGCCGCATGGTGGCCGACTCGCCGAAGATGCCGGCCTGGAAAGCGGGCGACGCCTTCGGCAGGGTGCGCGCGGCGGCGAAGTAA